Sequence from the Corallococcus sp. EGB genome:
GTCCTCACGCTCCTGCGCGAGCTGCGCGTACGTCACCTCCGGGCGCTTGAGCCGCATCGCCAGGCCCGTGCGCTTGAGCCGCGCGACCTCCTCCGTCACCGCGTGGGCCCGAGCCTCGGCGCGCTCCAGGGCCTCCTTGGGCAACAGCCCCACGCGATGCCCGTGCCGGGCGAGCCGCAGATCCGCGTTGCCCTCGCGCAGCTTGAGCCGGTGCTCGGAGCGGCTGGTGAACATGCGGAACGGTTCATCCACGCCCTTCGTCACCAGGTCGTCCACGAGCACCGCGCCGTGTGCCTCATCGCGGCCCACGACGAGCGGCGGTTCTCCCTTCACCTGGAGCGCCGCCTGGATGCCGGCCCACAAGCCCTGGAAGGCGGCCTCCTCGTAGCCAGACGTGCCGTTGAGCTGGCCCGCGAAGAAAAGGCCCGCGACGGCCTTCGTCTCCAGCGTGGAGTGCAGCTGCGTGGGCGGCGCGTAGTCGTACTCCACCGCGTAGCCGTAGCGGACCACCTCCACGCGAGACAGACCCGGGATGGTGCGCAGGAACTCCCGCTGCACGTCCGCGGGCATGCTGGTGGACAGGCCCGCCGGATAGACGAGCGGCGACGTGGGCCCCTCCGGTTCGAGGAACACCTGGTGCCGTTCGCGCGCGGCGAAGCGCACCACCTTGTCCTCCAGCGACGGGCAGTACCTTGGGCCCCGCCCCACGATGTCCCCCTGGAACAGCGGCGAGCGGTGCAGGTTGTCGCGCAGCAACTGATGCGTCGCCTCCGTCGTCGCCGTGAGCCCGCACGTCACCGAGGGCTGACGAGGGAACGGCAGGCCTTCTTCCATCCGCGTGCGCCAGGAGAACGGCCGCACGCCCGCGTCTCCGGGCTGCGGCGTGACGGCGTCCCAGTCGATGCTGTCGCGGGACAGCCGCGCGGGCGTGCCCGTCTTGAAGCGGCCCAGCGTGAAGCCCAGCGCGTGCAGCGACTCCGACAGGCCTCGCGCGGCTTCATCTCCCAGCCGGCCGCCCACCTCCTTCTGCTCGCCCACGTGCATGAGCGCGCGCAGGAAGGTGCCGGTGGTGAGGAGCACCGCGCGGGCCATCACCTGCGTGCCGTCCCCCAGCACCACGCCCTTCACCCTCCCCGCTTCCGCGACCACGGCCGCCACTTCGCCCTCGCGCACGGTGAGGTTCGGCTGCGTGAAGAGCACGGCCTGCATGCCGGCGGCGTAGGCGTCGCGGTCGCAGAGGACGCGGGTGGCCTGCACCGCGGGGCCCTTGGAGGGATTGAGCACCTTGACGTGCGTGCCCGCGAGGTCCGCCGCGCGGCCCATCTGTCCGCCCAGCGCATCCAGCTCACGCACCAGGTGGCCCTTGGCGGTGCCTCCCACGGCGGGGTTGCAGCTCATCACCGCGGCGCGCTCGCGCTTGAGCGTCACGCCCAGGGTGGACAGGCCCATGCGCGCGCACGCGAGCGCCGCCTCGCAGCCCGCGTGGCCCAGGCCCACCACGACGATGTCGTATCGGAGTTCCATCGCGTCCCGGGGGTATCACGCCCGGACGCGTCCGTGGCAAGCCGGAGCCCGCGGATGCCGTTCCCCCGGCCGGTGCCTCACCCGCCGGGGTGGTGCCCCAAACACAGACATGCCCACGAGTTTGGGAGCGCGCGAGGCGGGCAGTGGGAGGGGTAACAACGCCGCCCGCCTCGCGCGCACCAGTCATCGTGGATCCGTCACGGGCGCGCCTGACACACCGGTGGCGTCTCTGGCCCTTCGACGGCGATGGCATCCATGGGACCTGCCCGCACGAGTCCCCCGGTCTCGTGCCTTCACATGGCGTCGCACACACGGGAGCCGACCTGCCCGTGCGGTGAGGGCGCATGGGGATTTCGGACTCGAACCAGCGAGGCCGGCGGACCTCCCGTGTGCGCGACGGGGAAGGGTATAGCGAGGGGGTCTGACATTCCGGGCTCCAGGCCCCTTCACCGCGGGGGCCCGGAACCGCGCGGCGTCAGCGGGTGGCCGGGGGGTTGGACCGGGAAGGGCAGTGCACGTTCTCCGGGCAGCGTCCGTCGGACTTCGGGATGCACGCGCCGCAGCACTCCATCTCGTCCGGCTGGCACGCCGGCACGCACGCACCGCACTGCACCACGCCGCCGCAGCCGTCGTCCGCGGTGCCGCACTTCAGCCCCAGCGTGGCGCACGTCGCGCGCTGGCAGACGCAGCGGCTGTCCACGCAGGACTCGTTGGGTCTGCACCCGGGGGTGCAGGTGCTCAGGGGACCCGAGCCATCCTTCTTCGGCTCCGCGGGCACGGGCGGCGCCATGCAGCGCCCCCTGGTGCATGTTCCGGCCTGACAGTCGCCGCAGTCGATGAAGCCGCCGCACCCGTCCGGCGTCCGCCCACAAGCCACCATCGCCTGCGAGCACGTGGCCGGCGCGCAGCCATCCAGCGCCACGTTGTCCCGCGACGCGCGCACGGTGCCGCCGCCGCCCGGCGTGCACGCGCCCCACAGTCCCAATGCCAGACACAGTCCGGCCCACCGGCCCAGGCTCCGCACCGCTTCCATGTCATCCACTCCCTGTGCTCCCGAAGCGGGCCCGCGCGGCCCGGCCTGGGGAGCCATGAACGGCCCCCATCATGTGCACGCCCGGCGAGGATGTCCGGGTCCATGCGGGGGCGGGGGAGGGGGCTTCAGCGCTGGATGAGGCTTCGCGCGCCCTCGATGCGCTGCGCCTCCGTCCGCGCGTCCTCCTGCTTGCGCGGCGTGGGCACGTCCAGTCCGCGCTGCGCGGCGGGCCGGTTCTCGATGGAGGCCAGCCACCGCTGCACGCCCGGCAGTCCGTCCAGGGACACCCCGGCCCAGTCGTGCGAGCGCACCCAGGCCCAGTTCGCGATGTCCGCGATGCTGTAGTCGCCGGCCAGGTACTCGTGGTCCTTCAGGCGGCTCTCCAGCACCGTGTAGAGGCGGCGCGTCTCGTTCTGGTACCGGTCGATGGCGGGTTGGATCTTCTCCGGGAAGTAGCGGAAGAAGACGTTGGCCTGCCCCTGCATGGGGCCCACGCCGCCCATCTGGAACATCAGCCACTGGATGACGCGCGAGCGGCCCTTCGCATCCGTGGGCATCAGCCGGCCCGTCTTCTCCGCCAGGTAGATGAGGATGGCGCCGGACTCGAAGACGGCGAAGTCGCCCTCCGCGCGGTCCACGATGGCGGGGATGCGGCCATTGGGATTGATGGCCAGGAACGCGGGCTGCTTCTGCACGCCGGTGGAGATGTCCAGCGCATGCACGGTGTACGGCAGCGCCAGCTCCTCCAGCGCCACGGAGACCTTGAAGCCGTTCGGCGTGCCCCACGTGTACAGGTCGATCATGTCACCCTCGCTTCGTGTGAAGAGACGCGCCTCCGTCTAACGGCGGAAGCGCACCACTCGCACGTCGAAAGCAGGGGCGTCCCCCAGGACCTCGCGCATCAGCTCCAGCGCGCGGTCCTCGTTGAAGCTGCCGGAGCCCGCGCCGATGAGGGGGAAGGCCACGGAGCGCAAGCCATGCTCACCCGCCCGCGCCAGCGCGTTTCGCACCGAGTCCTGGATGGACCGCTCGGACGCGCGCCAGAGCATGTTGATGCCGGCCACGTGGATGATGGCCTTGAAGGGCAGGTTCCCCGGACCGGTCACCACCGCTGACCCCAGGGGCATGGGCCCCGCGCGCGCCAGCTCCCGGAACGGCGCCGTGCCGCCCCGGCGCTTGATGGCCCCGGACACCCCCTGGGGCAGCAGCAGCCACCAGGGGATGATGTTCCGGTTCCACGCATTGACGACGGCGTCCACCGGCTGCTCCAGCAGGTCGCCTTCCACCAGTTGCACGGGCATGGGCGCGCACTCTAGCGCCCATGCCCAATGACAGACACGGCCTTACGGCGTCACGTTCGCCTTGGCCGGCGCCTGCTGCTTGGACGCGCCCGCGAAGTCACCGGCGCGCACCAGGGTGGCCTTGCTGAAGTCCAGGTGGTTGGCCAGGGCCTTGCGCACGTCCTCGGCGGTCAGCTTCTGGAGCTTCGCCTCCACGGCCGCGTCGAACGCGAGCGTGCGCCCCAGGTACAGGCCGTCCGCCAGCTGATTCGCCAGGGTGCCGTCCTGCGCACGGGCGGACTGGCGGTACTCCAGGAAGCCCGCGCGCGCCTTGTCCAGCTCCTGCTGCGTGAAGCCCTTCTGCACGGCGCGGGTGATCTCCTCGCGCATGGCGGCCTCCAGCTTCTGCGCGTTCTGCGGCGCATAGATGGCGTAGGTGAGGAACCAGCCCACCGTGTCCAGCTCCTGGGCGGACAGGCTGCTGCCCACGCCATAGGACAGGCCGTCCTGCTGACGCACGCGCGTGGCCAGCCGCGAGTTGAGGAAGCCGCCGCCCAGCATGAAGTTGCCCATCAGCATGCCGGGCCAGTCCGCGTCGTCGTCGCGAATCTGGAGCAGCTGTCCCGCGAGGAAGTACGCGTTCGCCTTGTCCGGCGTCTCCAGCACCACGGACTTCGGGGCCACGGCCTGGTACGTGCGGGGCACGCGCGCGTAGGGGGCCGGGCTCTTCCAGCCGTCGAGCAGGCTGCCCACGAGCGACGGAGTCTCCTTCGCGTCGAAGTCACCCACCACCGCGAGCTCGCCGCGCGACGCGCCGTAGAACTGGCGGTGGAAGTCGCGCGCCTGCTCCAGCGTGACGGCCTTCGCGTCCGCCAGGCGCTCCTCCAGCGTGGGCACGTAGTACGGGTGGCCCTTGGGGTACTGCGAGCTGAGCACGCGCCAGAACGCGATGCTGGCCTGGGGCTGCGGCTCGCTGCGCTGCGACTCGATGGAGGCCAGCCGCTCCTGCTTGAGGAGCGCGAACTCCTTCGCGTCGAAGGCGGGCTCGCGCAGGACCTCCGTCACCAGATTGAGGACCTCCGGGAGGCTCGCGCGAGGGCACTCGATGGAGATGCTGGCGCCCAGCGCGCCGCCGTCCACGCCCACGCGGGCCTTGAGCTTGTCGAACGCGTCCATCAACTGCTGGCGGGTGTGCTTCGTGGTGCCGCGCATCAGCATGCCGCCGGCGAAGGAGGCCGCGGGCAGCTTGCCGCTCACGGCCTCCGCGGTGCCCCAGCGCAGGTCCAGCGACAGGTTGACCATCTCCCCGCGCGTCTTCTTGGGCAGCAGCGCGTACTTCACGCCGTTGGGGAGCTCGCCGCGCTGCACGCGCGACTCGATGTTGGCGGGGGAGGGGTCGAAGGCCTCGCCCTGCGCGACGGAGGCCTTGCCCTGGTAGCCGTCCACCATCTTCGCCACGTCCATCGGGGGCGGCAGCTCCGCGCGGTCCGGCTTGGGCGTGGGCACGAAGGTGCCCAGGGTGCGGTTGGAGCTCTTGAGGTACGCGGCGGCCACGCGGGTGACGTCCGCGGGCGTGACGGCCTCGATGCGGTCGCGGTGCAGGAAGAGCAGGCGCCAGTCGCCCACGGCGGCCCACTCGGACAGGAGGATGGCGGCGCGCTCGGAGTTGTTGAGCAACAGCTCCGTCTGCTTCGCCAGGCTCGTCTTCGCGCGGTTCACCTCTTCGTCGGTGAAGGGCGTGCGCGAGGCCTCCTCCACGGTCTTGTTCAGCGCCTCGCGCACGGGGCCCAGGGGCTGATCCTGGCGGGCCTCCGCGCTGAAGCCGATGACGCCCGGGTCTCGCAGCTGGTAGTTGAAGGCGCCGGCGCGCGAGGCCTTCTTCGTCTCCACGAGCGCCTTGTAGAGGCGGCCGGACGGCACGTCGCCCAGCACCTGGGTGAGCACGTCGATGGCGGCGAAGTCCGGGTGGGCGCCCTCGGGCACGTGGTAGACGCTGGTGATCCACTGGTTGTCGCCCACGCGGCGCAGCGTCACCTCGCGCTCACCATCCTGGGTGGGCTCCTGGGTGTACGTGAGGGGCACGGGCTCCGAGGGCTTCTGGAGCTTGCCGAAGGTGGACTGCACGAGCGCCAGGGCCTTCTCCGGCTGGAAGCGGCCGGCGATGACGAGCATCGCGTTGTCGGGGCGGTAGTAGCGCCGGTAGAAGGCCTGGAGCCGGTCGATGGGCACGTGCTCCAGGTCCGCCTTCGCCCCGATGGTGGCCTTGCCGTAGTTGTGCCAGAGGTACGCGGCGCTCATGGTGCGCTTGAAGAGGATGCCGCGCGGGTCGTTCTCGCCGGACTCGAACTCGTTGCGGACCACGGTCATCTCGCTGTCCAGGTCCTTCTGGGCGATGAAGCTGTGGACCATGCGGTCCGCCTCGAAGGACAGCGCCCAGGACAGGTTGTCGTCCGACGCGGGCAGGGTCTCGAAGTAGTTGGTGCGATCCAACCAGGTGGTGCCGTTGGGACGCGCGCCGCGCTCGGTGAGGGCCTGGGGCACGTTGGGGGTGGTGGGCGTGCCCTTGAACATCAGGTGTTCGAGCAGGTGGGCCATGCCCGTCTCGCCGTAGCCCTCGTGCTTGCTGCCCACGAGGTAGGTGACGTTGACGGTGACGGTGGCCTTGGTGGGGTCCGGGAAGAGCAGGACGCGCAGCCCATTGGGCAGGCGGTATTCGGTGATGCCCTCCACGCTCGCGACCGGGGCCACGGCGGCCGTCTTCGCGGCAGCGCGGGCGGTGGCGGCGGGCTTCGGGAGGGGAGCCGGGGCCAGGGCCCACGCGGGCGAAGCCACCACGAGCAAGGCGGCCAGCAGGGCGAGCGGGGTACGACGCGTCATGCGGTCCTCGGGGGACAAAGGAGTGGGCACGGGACTTCTAACCGCTCCACGGGGTCCTACCATCCCAAGAAACCCGAAGCCCCCCTGCCGGGCGTCCACACCGGGACACCCGTGGACCTTTCCAGGTCCTGCGCCGCATTTCCAACCTCACGGGTTGTCATGTATCCTGGCGCGGATCCGATGTCAGGATGGGTTGGTAGGAGACTCGCGCGTCACCAGGGAGGGAAACGGAATGGCGAAGGCGATGGGCGGGGACCTGATGCTGCAGATGCTGCAGGAGTTCCGCGAGATGCAGGAGGAGTCGAAGGAGCAGTACGCGCGGACCCAGAAGGCCTTGAAGGTGGTCGACATGAAATGTCGGGTCCTCTTCAAGAGAAGCCAGGTCTTCGCGCATCAGGTTCGCGCCTTCTCTGAACAGGTCCGCGTCTTCTCCCAGGAGATGGATGCGTTCCGCGACAACATGGGGGAGTTCGTCACGCACCTCTCGACGCTGGCGAAAGAGGTGGACGGCGTCAAACTCAACCAGACGAAGATGTTCGGTCAGATGGGTCGCGCGCTGCATCACCTCGCGGATGCCCAGACCTCCGACCGCGAGCGCATCGGCGTGCTGGAAGAACGCATGGACGGCCCAGGGGAGAACTGAGGGGCTGAGAAAAATTTAACGATTCTAATGAATTCGAGGGATGCATAAGCGCTGCTGTGCGAGCATGAATCGCCATGGCGAGGAGCAAACGGCCTCGAGTGCGTTTGCTCCGGCCAAAACGGACGCAGGTGCTGGCGGCTCGGACCTACGAGCAGTTGGTTGACCGAGGTCATCCAGTGCGCGCTGTCTGGGCGGCTGTCGAAGCGCTGGACATGTCGGACTTCGAGCGCGCCATCCGTGCGCGCGCGCATCACGCGGGTCGTGCGGCGGTGGACCCGCGGTTGTTGCTGGCGCTGTGGGTGTATGGGCAGATGGAGGGCCTCTCCAGCGCTCACGCCATTGCAGCCAGGCTGCGTACGGACGTTGCGTACTGGTGGTTGTGCGGCGGCGTCAGTGTGTCGGCGCATACGTTGTCCTCCTTCATGACACGCTCAGGCCCTGCCTTCCGGGCGTTGCTGGGCAAGCTGCTGGATGACCTGTACAGCCGCGGTGCCGTGCTCCGGCCACGACGACTCGCGCAGGACGGCACGCGTGTACGTGCTTCAGCAGGGGCTGCCTCATTTCACCGAAAGGCCACTCTGCAGAGGCGGGCAACCGCGGCGGCTGCCGCCGGCCGGTGCCGACAGGGCGCGAGCGCCAAGGCACGTGCAGCATGCAAGCGCGCTCAGGCCGATTTACAGGCCCGGGCGGCGCTCGCACTCGCTGCATTGCCGGCGGCAGCACGCCGTAAGAAACGTGCGAAGGGGGGCGCTCATGGCGAGCCCCGAGCCTCTCTCACCGACCCACAGGCCCAGGTGATGCGCATGCCAGACGGCGGCTTCCGTCCCGCCTACAACGCGCAGGCCGTCTCGGACGTCGAGAGCCGGTTGGCATTGGCTGGTCGTGTCACCGATGAGGGGGCGGACGCTGCGCAGCTGCTCCCCATGGTGCACTGGGTGGCCCGCGTCCTGGGACTCAAGCCCGAAGCCTGGCTGGTGGACGGGGCCTATCGGAATCTCAAGGCCTTCTCCGCGCTTGAGTCGCAGGGCATTCGTGTCTTTTCTCCCTTACCGGCGCGCAAGAACCTGCCTCCTCCGGAGGGGCGGAGCAGGGGCCGACGAGGCGACCTCACCCATGCGTGGCGTGCGCGGATGCAGACACCCGCCGGCAAGCGCACCTACGCCCAGCGCGCACCGACGGCGGAGTTGCTCAATGCGCAGGTCAAGGAGCGCCAAGGACTGCGCAGGCTTCACGTACGAGGTCGCAAGCGAGCCGAAGCCGCGTGGTTGCTCGCACTCGTCGCCCACAACCTCCTGCTCGCCATCGCGCAAGGGTGGCTCGACGAGTCGGAAGGGGCATTTCTTCTCACCCCCTGAGCCCTCCATGCACCACGTCGCTCAGGCGTAGATGCCCCCGGGCGCCATCGCGGAGCCGGACCCCAGGGCCTCCTCCACCTCGCGGACCTCCTCGGATGTCAGCCGGAAGTCCCCCGCCTGGATGAAGCCATCCACCTGCTTCGCGCTGCGCGCCCCGACGATGGCCGCGGTGACGGCCCGCTTCCGCAGCACCCAGGCGATGGCCACCTCTCCCGGGGAACGGCCATGCCGCGCCCCCACCTCGCGCATGCGCTCCACCAGCGCCAGGTGATGCGACAGCTTGGGCTCCTGGAAGTCCGCGTTGCCGCGGCGCCAGTCATCGGCTGGCATGGTCTGGATGCGCTGGCGCGTCATGGCCCCCGTCAGCAGTCCGGAGGCCATGGGTGAATACACGATGACGCCAATGCCTTGCTCCAGGCAGTAGGGCAGCAGCACATCCTCGATGTCCCGGTGGATGAGCGAGTACTTCGGCTGCAACGACGTCACCGGCGCGATGCGCTGGACCCGCTCCAATTGCGAGACATCGAAGTTGGACACGCCCAGCCAGCGCACCTTGCCCTGGCGTTGCAGCTCCGCCAGCGCCGTCCATCCCTCTTCCAGCTCCGCCCCCGAATCCACCGGCCAGTGCACCTGATACAAATCAATGGCATCCACCTTCAGCCGGCGCAGGGACGCCTCGCACTCCCTGCGCACCGAGTCCGCCTTCAGGCTGCGGCGGACCTTGCCCTGGTCATCCCAGACCAAGCCGCACTTGGTGAAGATGTAGGGCCGCTTGTCGCGCCCCTCGAGCGCCTGGGCCACCACCTCCTCGGAGTGCCCCAATCCATACACCGCCGCCGTGTCGATCCAATTGATGCCCGAATCCACCGCGCGCTGGATGGCTTCAATGGACTGCGCGTCATCCTGCGACCCCCAGGCGAAGGCCCAACCGCCCCCGCCAATGGCCCACGCGCCAAACCCCAGCGCGGTGAGGTCCATGTCGGAATTGCCCACCCGTCGCTTCCGCATTCCGTGCCTCCCGGGGCTGGAAAGTCGACGCGCGCGGAGGCCCCTGGGTCCCGCGCTCGGAGGCCCCTGGGAGGACGGTGTGCACCGCGGTGGCCCTCGCACGGGCCCGGGTGCCGGTTCGCCCCCCGGGCACCAGGAGGGGCGGGCCCTGGCTTCCCGTCCGCCGTCTGTCACTGCGCGACACGCAAGCGTCGTCGGGCGCGTGCGTTGATGGTAGGCCGCCTGGAGGTCGGGGGCCGTCCCTCGGGCACGTGGACCAGGAGTCCTACCGGATGAAACGCTTCTTCATTGGCGCGCTGGCCTTCATCGGAGCGCTGTCCATCCTCTTCGTGGTGGGTGTGGTGGGGTTGTTGATGCTCGCGGCGGCGAGCAAGCCGGGCGTGCCGTCCAACCTCATCCTGGAGCTGGACCTGCAACATCCGCTGCCGGAGTACACGCTGGACACGTCCCTGGCGGGCGCCTTCGGAGAAGCGCCCACGTCGCTGCGGGACGTGGTCGAGGGACTGGAGCAGGGCGCCAGGGACCCTCGGGTGAAGTCGCTGGTGGTGCGCATCGGGCAGCCGGGCAGCGCGGCGCAGGTGCAGGAGCTGCGGGACGCGGTGAAGGCCTTCCGCGCGTCGGGCAAGCGGGCGGTGGCCTACGCGGACGGCTTCGGCGAGGCCGGCAACGGCACCGGCGCCTACTACCTCGCGAGCGCTTTCGACTCCGTCTACATCCAGCCCTCTGGCGACGTGGGGCTCACCGGCCTGGCGGTGGAGACGCCCTTCGCGCGCGACGCCTTCGCGAAGCTCGGCGTGAAGCCGGAGTTCGCCAAGCGCGCCGAGTACAAGAACGCCGTCAACACCTTCACCGACGAGTCCTACGGCCCCTACCAGC
This genomic interval carries:
- the mnmG gene encoding tRNA uridine-5-carboxymethylaminomethyl(34) synthesis enzyme MnmG, yielding MELRYDIVVVGLGHAGCEAALACARMGLSTLGVTLKRERAAVMSCNPAVGGTAKGHLVRELDALGGQMGRAADLAGTHVKVLNPSKGPAVQATRVLCDRDAYAAGMQAVLFTQPNLTVREGEVAAVVAEAGRVKGVVLGDGTQVMARAVLLTTGTFLRALMHVGEQKEVGGRLGDEAARGLSESLHALGFTLGRFKTGTPARLSRDSIDWDAVTPQPGDAGVRPFSWRTRMEEGLPFPRQPSVTCGLTATTEATHQLLRDNLHRSPLFQGDIVGRGPRYCPSLEDKVVRFAARERHQVFLEPEGPTSPLVYPAGLSTSMPADVQREFLRTIPGLSRVEVVRYGYAVEYDYAPPTQLHSTLETKAVAGLFFAGQLNGTSGYEEAAFQGLWAGIQAALQVKGEPPLVVGRDEAHGAVLVDDLVTKGVDEPFRMFTSRSEHRLKLREGNADLRLARHGHRVGLLPKEALERAEARAHAVTEEVARLKRTGLAMRLKRPEVTYAQLAQEREDFPALAPDVAEEVEVEVKYEGYIAQAARAAAREAEASDRWRIPDAFRFTDVRGLSTEAVEKLSAHRPGTVGQARRIPGLTPAAVSLLLVALKRGQETSSDQEQGCG
- a CDS encoding glutathione S-transferase family protein, whose translation is MIDLYTWGTPNGFKVSVALEELALPYTVHALDISTGVQKQPAFLAINPNGRIPAIVDRAEGDFAVFESGAILIYLAEKTGRLMPTDAKGRSRVIQWLMFQMGGVGPMQGQANVFFRYFPEKIQPAIDRYQNETRRLYTVLESRLKDHEYLAGDYSIADIANWAWVRSHDWAGVSLDGLPGVQRWLASIENRPAAQRGLDVPTPRKQEDARTEAQRIEGARSLIQR
- a CDS encoding macro domain-containing protein, coding for MPVQLVEGDLLEQPVDAVVNAWNRNIIPWWLLLPQGVSGAIKRRGGTAPFRELARAGPMPLGSAVVTGPGNLPFKAIIHVAGINMLWRASERSIQDSVRNALARAGEHGLRSVAFPLIGAGSGSFNEDRALELMREVLGDAPAFDVRVVRFRR
- a CDS encoding pitrilysin family protein, producing the protein MTRRTPLALLAALLVVASPAWALAPAPLPKPAATARAAAKTAAVAPVASVEGITEYRLPNGLRVLLFPDPTKATVTVNVTYLVGSKHEGYGETGMAHLLEHLMFKGTPTTPNVPQALTERGARPNGTTWLDRTNYFETLPASDDNLSWALSFEADRMVHSFIAQKDLDSEMTVVRNEFESGENDPRGILFKRTMSAAYLWHNYGKATIGAKADLEHVPIDRLQAFYRRYYRPDNAMLVIAGRFQPEKALALVQSTFGKLQKPSEPVPLTYTQEPTQDGEREVTLRRVGDNQWITSVYHVPEGAHPDFAAIDVLTQVLGDVPSGRLYKALVETKKASRAGAFNYQLRDPGVIGFSAEARQDQPLGPVREALNKTVEEASRTPFTDEEVNRAKTSLAKQTELLLNNSERAAILLSEWAAVGDWRLLFLHRDRIEAVTPADVTRVAAAYLKSSNRTLGTFVPTPKPDRAELPPPMDVAKMVDGYQGKASVAQGEAFDPSPANIESRVQRGELPNGVKYALLPKKTRGEMVNLSLDLRWGTAEAVSGKLPAASFAGGMLMRGTTKHTRQQLMDAFDKLKARVGVDGGALGASISIECPRASLPEVLNLVTEVLREPAFDAKEFALLKQERLASIESQRSEPQPQASIAFWRVLSSQYPKGHPYYVPTLEERLADAKAVTLEQARDFHRQFYGASRGELAVVGDFDAKETPSLVGSLLDGWKSPAPYARVPRTYQAVAPKSVVLETPDKANAYFLAGQLLQIRDDDADWPGMLMGNFMLGGGFLNSRLATRVRQQDGLSYGVGSSLSAQELDTVGWFLTYAIYAPQNAQKLEAAMREEITRAVQKGFTQQELDKARAGFLEYRQSARAQDGTLANQLADGLYLGRTLAFDAAVEAKLQKLTAEDVRKALANHLDFSKATLVRAGDFAGASKQQAPAKANVTP
- a CDS encoding transposase, encoding MARSKRPRVRLLRPKRTQVLAARTYEQLVDRGHPVRAVWAAVEALDMSDFERAIRARAHHAGRAAVDPRLLLALWVYGQMEGLSSAHAIAARLRTDVAYWWLCGGVSVSAHTLSSFMTRSGPAFRALLGKLLDDLYSRGAVLRPRRLAQDGTRVRASAGAASFHRKATLQRRATAAAAAGRCRQGASAKARAACKRAQADLQARAALALAALPAAARRKKRAKGGAHGEPRASLTDPQAQVMRMPDGGFRPAYNAQAVSDVESRLALAGRVTDEGADAAQLLPMVHWVARVLGLKPEAWLVDGAYRNLKAFSALESQGIRVFSPLPARKNLPPPEGRSRGRRGDLTHAWRARMQTPAGKRTYAQRAPTAELLNAQVKERQGLRRLHVRGRKRAEAAWLLALVAHNLLLAIAQGWLDESEGAFLLTP
- a CDS encoding aldo/keto reductase gives rise to the protein MRKRRVGNSDMDLTALGFGAWAIGGGGWAFAWGSQDDAQSIEAIQRAVDSGINWIDTAAVYGLGHSEEVVAQALEGRDKRPYIFTKCGLVWDDQGKVRRSLKADSVRRECEASLRRLKVDAIDLYQVHWPVDSGAELEEGWTALAELQRQGKVRWLGVSNFDVSQLERVQRIAPVTSLQPKYSLIHRDIEDVLLPYCLEQGIGVIVYSPMASGLLTGAMTRQRIQTMPADDWRRGNADFQEPKLSHHLALVERMREVGARHGRSPGEVAIAWVLRKRAVTAAIVGARSAKQVDGFIQAGDFRLTSEEVREVEEALGSGSAMAPGGIYA